In a genomic window of Scyliorhinus torazame isolate Kashiwa2021f chromosome 5, sScyTor2.1, whole genome shotgun sequence:
- the LOC140418811 gene encoding uncharacterized protein gives MDAPNLLQPEYHRILKMEEKSTIHSEEKPYTCSVCGRGFNRSSGLSKHKCRHDGEKPWKCEDCGKGFNYPSELEIHQRGHTGERPFTCSDCGRGFTKSSILLTHQRTHSGEKPFTCSDCGKRFTQSSTLQKHQRIHTGEKPFTCLCGMGFTQSSTLLTHQRIHTREKPFTCSECGKRFSHQSTLLTHQQVHTRQRPFNCFECGKGFINSSHLMVHQRVHTDERPFKCLDCGKCFKTSQELVSHQQVHTDEKPFRCSHCGTGFRRSSHLTVHQRTHTGERPFICYKCGKRFTQSSALLRHQRVHTGERLFICSDCGKRFIQSSNLLTHQQVHTGERQFTCSSCWK, from the coding sequence ATGGACGCGCCCAATCTATTgcaacctgaatatcatcggattttgaagatggaagaaaaaagcaccattcacagtgaggagaaaccgtacacgtgttctgtgtgtggacgagggttCAATCGATCATCTGGCCTTTCAAAACATAAATGTAGGCATGATGGGGAGaagccgtggaaatgtgaggactgtgggaaaggattcaattacccatcagagctggaaattcatcagcgtggtcacaccggggagaggccattcacctgctcggactgtgggaggggatttactaagtcatccatcctgctgacacaccagcgcacacacagtggggagaagccattcacctgctctgactgtgggaagagattcactcagtcatccaccctgcagaaacatcagcgaatacacactggagagaaaccattcacctgtttgtgtgggatgggattcactcagtcatccaccctgctgacacaccagcgaatacacaccagggagaagccatttacctgctctgagtgtgggaagagattctctcACCAatccaccctgctgacacaccagcaggttcacactagaCAGAGACCGTTCAACTGcttcgagtgtgggaagggattcattaattcatcacaCCTGATGGTACACCAAAGAGTTCATActgacgagagaccttttaaatgtctggACTGCGGGAAGTGTTTTAAAACCTCGCAGGAACTGGTCTCCCATCAAcaggttcacactgatgagaaaccgttcaggtgctctcattgcgggactgggttcagacgatcgtcTCATCTCACtgtacaccaacgcactcacactggggagaggccattcatctgctacaagtgtggaaagagattcactcagtcatccgctctgctaagacaccagcgagttcacactggggagaggttgttcatctgctctgattgtgggaagagattcattcagtcatccaacctgctgacacaccaacaagttcacaccggggagagacagtTTACCTGTTCCTCGTGTTGGAAGTGA